In Alphaproteobacteria bacterium, one DNA window encodes the following:
- a CDS encoding glycosyltransferase family 4 protein — translation MRILLHDNSGHPFQVQLARELARRGHVVRHLFNARFQTPRGSLAQLPGDPTTFEVASIDPGRPMAKYDYFTRFRQERAYGRLLERELAAFQPDVALLSNTPPDSLLAPQRWCRANHRGFVFWVQDIYAEAIARLVAPKLGPLGAPVVWHYRRLEAGLLRHSDQVVAITDDFRPLLKSWRIEEQRISTIENWAPLEELPPHPRDNDFAREHGLNGRLVFMYSGTLGLKHNPGLLLGIAERYRDDPGVRVVVVSEGLGATWLAERKKAGRLDNLVLLPFQPFARMPDMLASADVLMAILEPEAGVYSVPSKVLTYLCAGRPLLAAMPAENLAARIVAAQGAGLVVAPDDATGFAGAAARLHDDPAIRTTLGCNARRYAEATFDIHRIADRFEAILTNASHPS, via the coding sequence ATGCGCATCCTGCTGCACGACAATTCCGGCCATCCCTTCCAGGTCCAGCTGGCGCGCGAGCTGGCGCGGCGCGGCCATGTCGTGCGCCATCTCTTCAACGCCCGCTTCCAGACGCCGCGCGGATCGCTGGCGCAGCTGCCCGGCGATCCCACGACCTTCGAGGTCGCGTCGATCGATCCGGGCCGGCCGATGGCGAAGTACGACTACTTCACCCGCTTCCGCCAGGAGCGCGCCTATGGCCGGCTGCTGGAGCGCGAGCTGGCGGCCTTCCAGCCCGATGTCGCCCTGCTCAGCAACACGCCGCCCGATTCGCTGCTGGCGCCCCAGCGATGGTGCCGGGCCAACCATCGCGGCTTCGTCTTCTGGGTCCAGGACATCTACGCCGAGGCCATCGCCCGCCTGGTCGCGCCGAAGCTGGGCCCGCTGGGCGCCCCCGTCGTCTGGCACTATCGGCGCCTCGAAGCGGGGCTGCTGCGCCACAGCGATCAGGTCGTGGCCATCACCGACGACTTCCGGCCGCTGCTGAAAAGCTGGCGGATCGAGGAGCAGCGCATCTCGACGATCGAGAACTGGGCGCCGCTGGAGGAGCTGCCGCCGCACCCGCGCGACAACGATTTCGCGCGCGAGCATGGCCTGAACGGCAGGCTGGTGTTCATGTACTCGGGCACGCTGGGCCTGAAGCACAATCCCGGCCTGCTGCTGGGCATCGCCGAGCGCTATCGCGACGATCCCGGCGTGCGCGTGGTGGTAGTCTCCGAAGGGCTCGGCGCCACCTGGCTGGCCGAGCGCAAGAAGGCCGGGCGGCTCGACAACCTGGTGCTGCTGCCCTTCCAGCCCTTCGCCCGCATGCCCGACATGCTGGCCTCGGCCGACGTCCTGATGGCCATCCTCGAGCCGGAGGCCGGCGTCTATTCGGTGCCGTCCAAGGTGCTGACCTATCTCTGCGCCGGCCGACCGCTGCTCGCCGCGATGCCGGCCGAGAACCTCGCCGCGCGCATCGTCGCCGCCCAGGGCGCCGGCCTCGTCGTCGCCCCTGACGACGCAACCGGCTTCGCCGGTGCCGCGGCACGGCTGCATGACGACCCTGCCATCCGGACAACGTTGGGTTGCAATGCCCGTCGCTACGCCGAGGCCACCTTCGATATCCACAGGATCGCCGACCGGTTTGAGGCGATCCTCACGAATGCCAGCCATCCGTCATGA
- a CDS encoding NAD-dependent epimerase/dehydratase family protein, whose translation MRNEDIVLVTGAGGFIGGHLVEHLRSVGGFTRIRAVDIKPTDEWYQLHEGVENLQLDMSRREAAFKAVKGAHQVYNLAADMGGMGFIETHKAECMLSVLINTHLLMAAHQFGVERYFFSSSACVYAADKQTDAAVTALKEEDAYPAMPEDGYGWEKLFSERMCRHFREDYALQTRMARYHNVYGPHGTYDGGREKAPAAMCRKVIEAKLSGRHEIEIWGDGEQTRSFMYIDDCTYGSARLMNSDVLEPINIGSDELVSINTLVDIVERIAGVKLTRRYNLDAPKGVRGRNSDNDMIKRVLGWAPSTRLEDGMEKTYRWIHDQMVSGGMSKANGAPRFAVAS comes from the coding sequence ATGCGCAACGAGGACATTGTTCTGGTGACCGGCGCCGGCGGTTTCATCGGCGGTCACCTGGTCGAGCATTTGCGCTCGGTCGGCGGCTTCACCCGGATCCGGGCGGTCGACATCAAGCCCACCGACGAATGGTACCAGTTGCACGAGGGGGTGGAAAACCTGCAGCTCGACATGAGCCGGCGCGAGGCCGCCTTCAAGGCCGTGAAGGGCGCGCATCAGGTCTACAACCTTGCCGCCGACATGGGTGGCATGGGCTTCATCGAGACCCACAAGGCCGAGTGCATGCTCTCGGTGCTGATCAACACCCACCTGCTGATGGCCGCGCACCAGTTCGGCGTCGAGCGCTACTTCTTCTCGTCCTCGGCCTGCGTCTACGCCGCCGACAAGCAGACCGACGCCGCCGTCACGGCGCTCAAGGAGGAGGACGCCTACCCCGCCATGCCCGAGGACGGCTATGGCTGGGAGAAGCTCTTCAGCGAGCGCATGTGTCGGCACTTCCGCGAGGACTACGCGCTGCAGACCCGCATGGCGCGCTACCACAACGTCTACGGCCCGCACGGCACCTATGACGGCGGACGCGAGAAGGCGCCGGCCGCGATGTGCCGCAAGGTGATCGAGGCCAAGCTCTCGGGCCGCCACGAGATCGAGATCTGGGGCGACGGCGAGCAGACCCGTTCGTTCATGTACATCGACGACTGCACCTACGGCAGCGCGCGGCTGATGAACAGCGACGTGCTCGAGCCGATCAACATCGGCAGCGACGAACTGGTGTCGATCAACACCCTGGTCGACATCGTCGAGAGGATCGCCGGCGTCAAGCTGACGCGCCGCTACAACCTCGATGCCCCCAAGGGCGTGCGCGGGCGCAACAGCGACAATGACATGATCAAGCGCGTACTCGGCTGGGCGCCCTCCACCCGCCTGGAGGACGGCATGGAAAAAACCTATCGCTGGATCCACGACCAGATGGTATCGGGCGGCATGTCGAAGGCCAACGGCGCGCCCAGGTTCGCCGTCGCCAGTTAA
- a CDS encoding mannose-1-phosphate guanylyltransferase/mannose-6-phosphate isomerase, with product MAQPDPTSSSHLIQPVILSGGSGTRLWPLSREAYPKQFLPLSGERSLLQQTVLRVADPQRFMPPVIVCNAEHRFLVAEQLRAVGVTPAAIVLEPAARNTAPAVAIGAMMATAGGPNRPLLVLPSDSLIRRPEAFQAAIAQATPAAVHGGFVTFGIAPTSPETGYGYIKIGAALPHAPGCHVVERFIEKPDLERARQFLADGGYAWNGGTFLLRADLYLGELGEFEPAIAEACVAAFRGATRDLDFIRLDAEAFGRSPSKSIDYAVMERTRRAVTVPVDMGWSDIGSWAALHEQSPQDAQGNALVGDVLAEDTRGSYVRAEHGVMVATLGVEDLIVVATGDVVMVTRRDRAQDVKKLVERVRASGRSEATIHTRVFRPWGYYETVDIGERHQVKHIQVLPGRSLSLQKHNKRAEHWVVVRGVARVTRGNDVFDLNENESTFIPLGIRHRLENTGSEPLHLIEVQSGSYLGEDDIERFEDKYGRA from the coding sequence ATGGCGCAGCCGGATCCGACTTCGTCATCCCACCTGATCCAGCCGGTCATCCTGTCCGGCGGATCCGGCACGCGGCTGTGGCCGCTGTCGCGCGAGGCCTACCCCAAGCAGTTCCTGCCGCTCTCCGGCGAGCGATCGCTGCTGCAGCAAACGGTGCTGCGCGTCGCCGATCCGCAGCGCTTCATGCCGCCGGTGATCGTCTGCAACGCCGAGCACCGCTTCCTGGTCGCCGAGCAATTGCGCGCCGTCGGTGTCACGCCGGCCGCCATCGTGCTCGAGCCGGCGGCGCGCAACACCGCGCCGGCCGTGGCGATCGGCGCCATGATGGCCACCGCCGGCGGGCCCAACCGGCCGCTTCTCGTACTGCCTTCCGATTCGCTGATCCGCCGTCCCGAGGCCTTCCAGGCGGCGATCGCCCAGGCCACGCCGGCGGCGGTGCATGGCGGCTTCGTCACCTTCGGCATCGCGCCGACATCGCCGGAGACCGGCTACGGCTACATCAAGATCGGCGCGGCGCTGCCGCACGCACCGGGCTGCCACGTCGTCGAGCGCTTCATCGAGAAGCCCGACCTCGAGCGCGCCCGGCAATTCCTCGCCGACGGCGGCTATGCCTGGAACGGCGGCACCTTCCTGCTGCGCGCCGATCTCTATCTCGGCGAGCTCGGCGAGTTCGAGCCGGCCATCGCCGAGGCCTGCGTCGCCGCCTTCAGGGGCGCCACGCGCGACCTCGACTTCATCCGGCTGGACGCCGAGGCCTTCGGCCGCTCGCCTTCGAAGTCGATCGACTACGCGGTGATGGAGCGCACCCGGCGCGCCGTGACCGTGCCGGTCGACATGGGCTGGAGCGATATCGGCTCGTGGGCGGCGCTGCACGAGCAGTCGCCGCAAGACGCGCAGGGCAACGCGCTGGTCGGCGACGTGCTGGCCGAGGACACCAGGGGCAGCTACGTGCGCGCCGAGCACGGCGTGATGGTCGCGACGCTCGGCGTCGAGGACCTGATCGTCGTCGCCACCGGCGACGTGGTGATGGTGACGCGGCGCGACCGGGCGCAGGACGTCAAGAAGCTGGTCGAGCGCGTGAGGGCCAGCGGCCGCTCAGAGGCGACGATCCACACCAGGGTGTTCCGTCCCTGGGGCTACTACGAAACCGTCGACATCGGCGAGCGCCACCAGGTCAAGCACATCCAGGTGCTGCCCGGCCGCTCGCTCAGTTTGCAGAAGCACAACAAGCGCGCCGAGCACTGGGTGGTGGTGCGCGGCGTGGCGCGCGTCACCCGCGGCAACGACGTCTTCGACCTCAACGAGAACGAATCGACCTTCATTCCGCTCGGCATCCGCCATCGCCTGGAGAACACCGGCAGCGAGCCCTTGCACCTGATCGAGGTGCAGTCCGGCTCCTATCTCGGCGAGGACGACATCGAGCGCTTCGAGGACAAGTACGGCCGCGCGTGA
- a CDS encoding GNAT family N-acetyltransferase, with product MSPIRIPSAADEAALLALNNAHAAELSELDARELSRLLAIALAARVIGDAEAFLLTFDQAADYHSPNFLWFRRRYERFAYVDRIVVAPTARRGGHARRLYEEFFAIARVAGHQRVCCEVNSDPPNPVSDAFHARLGFTVCGEAHLPDRGKSVRYLTRAL from the coding sequence ATGTCGCCGATCCGCATCCCCTCCGCCGCCGACGAGGCCGCCCTGCTGGCGCTCAACAACGCGCATGCCGCCGAGCTCTCCGAGCTCGATGCGCGCGAGCTCAGCCGCCTGCTGGCAATCGCCCTGGCCGCGCGCGTGATCGGCGACGCCGAGGCCTTCCTGCTGACCTTCGACCAGGCCGCCGACTACCACAGTCCCAACTTCCTGTGGTTCCGCCGGCGCTACGAGCGCTTCGCCTATGTCGACCGCATCGTCGTCGCGCCGACGGCGCGCCGCGGCGGTCACGCGCGACGCCTCTACGAGGAGTTCTTCGCCATCGCCCGGGTCGCGGGCCACCAACGGGTCTGCTGCGAGGTCAACAGCGATCCGCCCAACCCGGTCTCCGATGCCTTCCATGCACGGCTGGGCTTCACCGTCTGCGGCGAAGCCCACCTCCCCGACCGCGGCAAGAGTGTACGATATCTGACTCGCGCGCTGTGA
- a CDS encoding mandelate racemase/muconate lactonizing enzyme family protein — MKITRVEAFQVAWNANDRPQQRSAFVLVHTDEGITGIGEASPMQGGRASLGMIRDDIAPMLIGQDPLDHAVLLDQAMHTLVKLGPEGALTGALAALDIALWDIKGKRTGLPIHKLIGGAWRTAIPFYASIGGNGDRSVDEVCKVVEQRLKDQPAAVKIRFDNTRTSLDADIPGDIEKARAVRRLVGDGFPLAFDANNGYSIGGAIRVGRALEELGYWWFEEPVQHYHVKAMGEVAQRLDITVSAGEQTYTLAALADLIDSGVRMVQPDIVKMGGITGLLRCAALAHAHGVELVPHQTQPTIGHVANLHVVAALLQGTKPAEWNDPSTRTHAVFENPPVPVNGLFKLSDEPGLGLRLNDAELARRRVD; from the coding sequence ATGAAGATCACACGCGTCGAGGCGTTCCAGGTCGCGTGGAATGCCAACGACCGGCCGCAGCAGCGCAGCGCCTTCGTGCTGGTGCATACCGACGAGGGCATCACCGGAATCGGCGAGGCCTCGCCGATGCAGGGCGGCCGCGCCTCGCTCGGCATGATCCGCGACGACATCGCGCCGATGCTGATCGGCCAGGACCCGCTCGACCACGCCGTGCTGCTCGACCAGGCGATGCACACCCTGGTGAAGCTCGGGCCGGAAGGCGCGCTGACCGGCGCGCTGGCCGCTCTCGACATCGCGCTGTGGGACATCAAGGGCAAGCGCACCGGCCTGCCGATCCACAAGCTGATCGGCGGCGCGTGGCGGACGGCGATCCCCTTCTACGCCTCGATCGGCGGCAATGGCGATCGCAGCGTCGACGAGGTCTGCAAGGTCGTCGAGCAGCGGCTGAAGGATCAGCCTGCCGCAGTGAAGATCCGATTCGACAACACGCGCACGTCGCTCGATGCCGACATTCCCGGCGACATCGAGAAGGCCCGCGCCGTGCGCAGGCTGGTGGGCGACGGCTTCCCGTTGGCCTTCGACGCCAACAACGGCTACTCGATCGGCGGCGCGATACGGGTGGGCCGCGCCCTGGAAGAGCTCGGCTACTGGTGGTTCGAGGAGCCGGTGCAGCACTACCACGTCAAGGCGATGGGCGAGGTCGCGCAGCGCCTCGACATCACGGTCTCGGCCGGCGAGCAGACCTACACGCTCGCCGCGCTCGCCGACCTGATCGATTCAGGCGTGCGCATGGTGCAGCCCGACATCGTCAAGATGGGCGGCATCACCGGCCTGCTGCGCTGCGCCGCGCTGGCCCATGCGCACGGCGTCGAGCTGGTGCCGCACCAGACGCAGCCGACCATCGGCCATGTCGCCAACCTGCACGTGGTGGCCGCGCTGCTGCAGGGCACGAAGCCGGCCGAATGGAACGACCCGTCGACACGCACCCACGCGGTGTTCGAGAACCCGCCGGTGCCGGTGAACGGGCTGTTCAAGCTGTCGGACGAACCCGGTCTCGGCCTGCGCCTCAATGACGCCGAGCTGGCAAGGCGGCGGGTCGATTAA
- a CDS encoding SDR family oxidoreductase, whose protein sequence is MPKRILVTGGAGFLGSHLCERLLAQGHDVLCVDNYFTGTKRNIVPLLDHKHFEVIRHDITFPLYVEVDEIYNLACPASPVHYQHDPVQTTKTSVHGAINMLGLAKRTRAKIFQASTSEVYGDPEVHPQPESYRGSVNTIGPRACYDEGKRCAETLFFDYYRQHKVNIRVARIFNTYGPRMHPNDGRVVSNFIVQALKGQPITLYGDGKQTRSFCYVDDLIEGFIRLMNAPNSVTGPVNLGNPGEFTIRELAEKVIKHTNSRSKLIRKPLPVDDPLQRKPDIRLARKALKWQPKIRLDEGLKKTIAYFDHLLTTGVPYGERGN, encoded by the coding sequence ATGCCGAAACGTATCCTGGTGACCGGCGGCGCCGGTTTCCTCGGCTCGCATCTGTGCGAGCGCCTGCTGGCGCAGGGCCACGACGTGCTGTGCGTCGACAACTACTTCACCGGCACCAAGCGCAACATCGTGCCGCTGCTCGATCACAAGCATTTCGAGGTGATCCGCCACGACATCACGTTCCCGCTCTATGTCGAAGTCGACGAGATCTACAATCTCGCCTGCCCGGCCTCGCCGGTGCACTACCAGCACGATCCGGTGCAGACGACCAAGACCAGCGTGCATGGCGCCATCAACATGCTGGGGCTGGCCAAGCGCACGCGGGCCAAGATCTTCCAGGCCTCGACCAGCGAGGTCTACGGCGACCCCGAGGTCCATCCGCAGCCCGAGAGCTATCGCGGCAGCGTCAATACGATCGGCCCGCGCGCCTGCTACGACGAGGGCAAGCGTTGCGCCGAGACCTTGTTCTTCGACTACTATCGCCAGCACAAGGTCAACATCCGCGTCGCGCGCATCTTCAACACCTACGGCCCGCGCATGCATCCCAACGACGGGCGCGTGGTGTCGAACTTCATCGTCCAGGCGCTCAAGGGCCAGCCGATCACCCTGTACGGCGACGGCAAGCAGACGCGCTCGTTCTGCTACGTCGACGACCTGATCGAGGGCTTCATCCGCCTGATGAACGCGCCGAACTCGGTGACCGGCCCGGTCAATCTCGGCAATCCCGGCGAGTTCACCATCCGCGAGCTGGCCGAGAAGGTGATCAAGCACACCAACTCCAGGTCGAAGCTGATCCGCAAGCCGCTGCCGGTCGACGACCCGCTGCAGCGCAAGCCCGACATCCGCCTGGCGCGCAAGGCGCTGAAGTGGCAGCCGAAGATCAGGCTCGACGAGGGCCTGAAGAAGACCATCGCATATTTCGACCACCTGCTGACGACCGGCGTGCCCTACGGTGAGCGGGGGAACTGA
- a CDS encoding serine/threonine protein phosphatase, whose translation MFGKWFGGGRKTQPARARRAAVPGGYRVYAIGDIHGRLDLLAALHSDILEDATRHPHDGSNVLIYLGDYVDRGPCSREVIDCLMSDPLPGFESVRLMGNHDEALLKFLDDPAIGPSWSSYGGEATLLSYGVRARPGIIGLARWEDMRQQMIENMPASHVAFLRALKTSVEAGDYMFVHAGVRPGVPLSAQRQEDLLWIRDTFLDSALDHGKVVVHGHTPVDQPEVRPNRIGVDTGAFASGVLTAVVLEGESRRFICTGAPAWVRVAAQ comes from the coding sequence ATGTTCGGCAAATGGTTCGGCGGCGGGAGGAAGACGCAACCGGCGCGGGCGCGACGCGCGGCCGTGCCGGGGGGCTATCGCGTATACGCCATCGGCGACATCCACGGCCGCCTCGACCTGCTGGCGGCGTTGCACAGCGACATCCTCGAGGACGCCACCCGCCATCCGCACGACGGCAGCAACGTGCTGATCTATCTCGGCGACTATGTCGACCGCGGGCCCTGCAGCCGCGAGGTCATCGACTGCCTGATGTCCGATCCGCTGCCCGGCTTCGAGAGCGTCCGGCTGATGGGCAACCACGACGAGGCGCTGCTGAAGTTCCTCGACGATCCGGCGATCGGCCCGAGCTGGTCGAGCTACGGCGGCGAGGCGACCTTGCTGAGCTACGGCGTGCGCGCCAGGCCCGGGATCATCGGGCTGGCGCGCTGGGAGGACATGCGCCAGCAGATGATCGAGAACATGCCGGCGAGCCACGTCGCCTTCCTGCGCGCGCTCAAGACCTCGGTCGAGGCCGGCGACTACATGTTCGTCCATGCCGGCGTGCGCCCCGGCGTGCCGCTTTCGGCGCAGCGGCAGGAAGACCTGCTGTGGATCCGCGACACCTTCCTCGACAGCGCGCTCGACCACGGCAAGGTCGTCGTGCACGGCCATACGCCGGTCGACCAGCCCGAGGTGCGGCCCAACCGCATCGGCGTCGATACCGGCGCCTTCGCCAGCGGCGTGCTGACCGCCGTCGTGCTCGAGGGCGAGAGCCGCCGTTTCATCTGCACCGGCGCGCCCGCCTGGGTGCGCGTCGCCGCGCAATAG
- a CDS encoding fatty acid--CoA ligase encodes MQPRIIADIVRKHAAERPQEIAVVFEDVPTSYGELDRRASQVANGLIAARLKPQARVAHLDKSNGVFFELLYGCAKSNTVMVSVNWRLAAPEIAHIVNDAEAEILFVGEEYFAVVEKIRDELKTVRTIVAFSGAHPAFESFARWRDRQSPTDPTLPIDPDDVAVQFYTSGTTGLPKGAQITNANLLELLPTWTPTWHMGPGVANIIVLPMFHIGGAGWALAGTYAGCTNYVMREVVPLQILRMIEQRRIEVLLLVPAIILFLVQTPQIHETDLSSLKIIIYGAAPIPAELLRQALKIFPCGFQQVYGATETTGAITLLPPEDHDPDDPKKLLSCGYAQKNVELRIVGDDGKDCAPNQVGEIAVRSRQIMKGYWKLPEATARSMRDGWYFTGDAGYLDEKGYLYIYDRVKDMVVSGGENIYPAEVESALFGHPAIADVAVIGVPDDRWGEAVKAIVVKKPGAEVTPAELIAWARERIAGYKLPKSVDFVETLPRNPTGKILKRELREPYWRGKERRVN; translated from the coding sequence GTGCAACCCAGGATCATCGCCGACATCGTGCGCAAGCACGCCGCCGAGCGGCCGCAGGAGATCGCCGTCGTCTTCGAGGACGTGCCGACGAGCTATGGCGAGCTCGACCGGCGGGCCAGCCAGGTCGCCAACGGCCTGATCGCCGCGCGGCTCAAACCGCAGGCGCGCGTGGCGCATCTCGACAAGAGCAACGGCGTGTTCTTCGAGCTGCTCTACGGCTGCGCGAAGTCGAACACGGTGATGGTCTCGGTGAACTGGCGGCTGGCGGCACCGGAGATCGCCCATATCGTCAACGACGCCGAGGCCGAGATCCTGTTCGTCGGCGAGGAATACTTTGCGGTCGTCGAGAAGATCCGCGACGAGCTCAAGACCGTGCGCACGATCGTCGCCTTCAGCGGCGCGCACCCCGCATTCGAGTCCTTCGCGCGCTGGCGTGATCGCCAATCGCCCACCGATCCGACGCTGCCGATCGATCCCGACGACGTGGCGGTGCAGTTCTACACGTCGGGCACCACCGGCCTGCCCAAGGGCGCGCAGATCACCAACGCCAACCTGCTCGAGCTGCTGCCGACCTGGACGCCGACCTGGCACATGGGCCCGGGCGTCGCCAACATCATCGTCCTGCCGATGTTCCATATCGGCGGCGCCGGCTGGGCGCTGGCCGGCACCTACGCCGGCTGCACCAACTACGTGATGCGCGAGGTCGTGCCGCTGCAGATCCTGCGGATGATCGAGCAGCGGCGCATCGAGGTGCTGCTGCTGGTGCCGGCGATCATCCTGTTCCTGGTGCAGACGCCGCAGATCCACGAGACCGATCTGTCGTCGCTGAAGATCATCATCTATGGCGCAGCCCCGATCCCGGCCGAGCTGCTGCGCCAGGCATTGAAGATCTTCCCCTGCGGCTTCCAGCAGGTCTATGGCGCGACCGAGACCACCGGCGCGATCACCCTGCTGCCGCCCGAGGATCACGATCCCGACGACCCCAAGAAGCTGCTGTCCTGCGGCTACGCTCAGAAGAACGTCGAGCTGCGCATCGTCGGCGACGACGGCAAGGATTGCGCGCCCAACCAGGTGGGCGAGATCGCCGTGCGCTCGCGCCAGATCATGAAGGGCTACTGGAAGCTGCCCGAGGCCACGGCGCGCTCGATGCGCGATGGCTGGTATTTCACCGGCGACGCCGGCTATCTCGACGAGAAGGGCTATCTCTACATCTACGACCGGGTGAAGGACATGGTGGTGTCGGGCGGCGAGAACATCTATCCCGCCGAGGTCGAGAGCGCGCTGTTCGGCCACCCCGCCATCGCCGACGTCGCGGTGATCGGCGTGCCCGACGATCGCTGGGGCGAGGCGGTCAAGGCGATCGTGGTCAAGAAGCCCGGCGCCGAGGTCACGCCCGCCGAGCTGATCGCCTGGGCGCGCGAACGCATCGCCGGCTACAAGCTGCCGAAATCGGTCGACTTCGTCGAAACCCTGCCGCGCAACCCCACCGGCAAGATCCTCAAGCGCGAGCTGCGCGAGCCGTACTGGCGCGGCAAGGAACGGCGGGTCAATTGA
- a CDS encoding HAD family hydrolase — protein sequence MRALIFDFDGTILDTETPEFESWRLEYAVFGVEMPMDLWVQLIGSNTQGVFDPYAWLEGKIGRGLDRETLRVRRRAVMMDLIAAERPRPGIEDWMAGARRRDLGLAIASTSRRPWVEQHLSAMGLLEHFDHLATGDLVEHAKPAPDLYLLAAQKLGVAPHEAIAIEDSRNGVAAAKAAGMFTIAVPNAMTAGLDLSAADLRVDSLAALELGEAIRLASGRMSS from the coding sequence ATCAGGGCGCTGATCTTCGATTTCGACGGCACCATCCTCGACACCGAGACGCCCGAGTTCGAGTCGTGGCGGCTGGAATACGCCGTGTTCGGCGTCGAGATGCCGATGGACCTGTGGGTCCAGCTGATCGGCAGCAACACGCAGGGTGTCTTCGATCCCTATGCCTGGCTCGAGGGCAAGATCGGCAGGGGTCTGGATCGCGAGACGCTGCGGGTGCGCCGCCGCGCGGTGATGATGGACCTGATCGCCGCCGAGCGGCCGCGGCCGGGCATCGAGGACTGGATGGCCGGCGCCCGCCGGCGCGACCTGGGCCTGGCGATCGCCTCGACATCGCGCCGGCCCTGGGTCGAGCAGCACCTGAGCGCCATGGGCCTGCTCGAACACTTCGACCATCTCGCCACCGGCGATCTGGTCGAGCATGCCAAGCCGGCGCCCGATCTCTATCTGCTGGCGGCGCAGAAGCTCGGTGTCGCGCCGCACGAGGCGATCGCCATCGAGGATTCGCGCAACGGCGTCGCCGCCGCCAAGGCCGCCGGCATGTTCACCATCGCCGTGCCCAACGCCATGACGGCGGGACTCGATCTGTCGGCCGCCGATCTGCGGGTCGACAGCCTCGCCGCGCTCGAGCTTGGCGAGGCTATCCGGCTGGCAAGCGGTCGGATGTCGTCCTGA
- a CDS encoding glutathione S-transferase family protein, producing the protein MLTIYGVPVSVHTRKVIVTALLKGLQFRVEPVVPFNPPANWAELSPTGKIPVADIDGFRLADSTVICAYLERVHPAPSIHPQDAKAHAQALWFEEYADGTLFRDVVHGLFFNKVIRPGILKEPTDNAAVATIIDDVAPVKLAYLDGALAGDYFAGGQLSIADIAIASNLVNFHYLGYEIDKARYPKLAAHFRRMLTDKAFAAALEAEKGAAESMKLDRSFLGVPA; encoded by the coding sequence ATGCTGACCATCTACGGCGTCCCCGTCTCGGTGCACACCCGCAAGGTGATCGTCACCGCTCTGCTCAAGGGCCTGCAATTCCGCGTCGAGCCCGTCGTGCCTTTCAACCCGCCGGCGAACTGGGCCGAGCTCAGCCCCACCGGCAAGATCCCGGTGGCCGATATCGACGGCTTCAGGCTGGCCGATTCTACCGTGATCTGCGCCTATCTCGAGCGCGTCCATCCGGCGCCGTCGATCCATCCGCAGGACGCCAAGGCCCATGCCCAGGCGCTGTGGTTCGAGGAATACGCCGACGGCACGCTCTTCCGCGACGTGGTGCACGGCCTGTTCTTCAACAAGGTGATCCGCCCGGGCATCCTGAAGGAGCCGACCGACAATGCGGCCGTCGCCACCATCATCGACGACGTGGCACCGGTGAAGCTGGCCTATCTCGACGGCGCGCTCGCCGGCGACTACTTTGCCGGCGGCCAGCTGTCGATCGCCGACATCGCCATCGCCTCGAACCTGGTGAACTTCCACTACCTCGGCTACGAGATCGACAAGGCGCGCTACCCGAAGCTTGCAGCGCATTTCCGCCGCATGCTCACCGACAAGGCCTTCGCCGCCGCGCTCGAGGCGGAGAAGGGCGCCGCCGAGAGCATGAAGCTCGACCGCAGCTTCCTCGGCGTGCCGGCCTGA